The following coding sequences lie in one Oncorhynchus kisutch isolate 150728-3 linkage group LG17, Okis_V2, whole genome shotgun sequence genomic window:
- the LOC116354417 gene encoding testis-expressed protein 49 isoform X2: MLSWTASDCCWRRYLMAFFGITNLGYQNPIGDKMLVNPRASASHRDEVDLRSCTKQSRLPPIQVQRGPPKCTDTCSIYNQPPPFSPDIHQGSQERYREMLKRIQTPRSPNQLYSVPLTDSQQYGWWMPNGGQQNSQERWTQVRRFPRKNSEMTKFVKEMSITDREFSLF; encoded by the exons ATGCTATCCTGGACAGCTTCAGACTGTTGCTGGCGACGGTACTTGATGGCTTTCTTCGGGATAACAAATTTGGGCTATCAAAATCCCATCGGAGACAAGATGCTAGTGAATCCACGAGCGTCTGCTTCCCACCGCG ATGAGGTTGATTTAAGGAGCTGTACCAAACAGTCAAGACTGCCCCCTATCCAAGTCCAGAGGGGACCCCCAAAATGCACTGATACCTGCAGCATCTACAACCAGCCACCTCCCTTCAGCCCAGACATACACCAGGGGAGCCAGGAGCGATACAGAGAGATGCTCAAACGGATTCAGACACCCAGAT CCCCAAACCAGCTGTACTCAGTGCCCCTGACAGACAGCCAGCAGTATGGATGGTGGATGCCCAATGGAGGCCAACAGAATTCGCAGGAACGCTGGACCCAAGTCAGACGATTCCCCCGCAAGAACAGTGAGATGACCAA GTTCGTGAAAGAGATGTCAATCACGGACCGGGAGTTCAGCTTATTCTGA
- the LOC116354417 gene encoding testis-expressed protein 49 isoform X1: MLSWTASDCCWRRYLMAFFGITNLGYQNPIGDKMLVNPRASASHRGKSTPNSLTFTDEVDLRSCTKQSRLPPIQVQRGPPKCTDTCSIYNQPPPFSPDIHQGSQERYREMLKRIQTPRSPNQLYSVPLTDSQQYGWWMPNGGQQNSQERWTQVRRFPRKNSEMTKFVKEMSITDREFSLF, encoded by the exons ATGCTATCCTGGACAGCTTCAGACTGTTGCTGGCGACGGTACTTGATGGCTTTCTTCGGGATAACAAATTTGGGCTATCAAAATCCCATCGGAGACAAGATGCTAGTGAATCCACGAGCGTCTGCTTCCCACCGCG GTAAAAGCACGCCAAACTCCCTGACCTTTACAGATGAGGTTGATTTAAGGAGCTGTACCAAACAGTCAAGACTGCCCCCTATCCAAGTCCAGAGGGGACCCCCAAAATGCACTGATACCTGCAGCATCTACAACCAGCCACCTCCCTTCAGCCCAGACATACACCAGGGGAGCCAGGAGCGATACAGAGAGATGCTCAAACGGATTCAGACACCCAGAT CCCCAAACCAGCTGTACTCAGTGCCCCTGACAGACAGCCAGCAGTATGGATGGTGGATGCCCAATGGAGGCCAACAGAATTCGCAGGAACGCTGGACCCAAGTCAGACGATTCCCCCGCAAGAACAGTGAGATGACCAA GTTCGTGAAAGAGATGTCAATCACGGACCGGGAGTTCAGCTTATTCTGA